From a region of the Acomys russatus chromosome 4, mAcoRus1.1, whole genome shotgun sequence genome:
- the Sun5 gene encoding SUN domain-containing protein 5 isoform X1, with product MPRTRNTGDVCILPEDMGHSARPRRGAQRSHTTSRAAEISSANMNDAFLLPLRINTPGLSLTQFILGYMSWLTCLACFLRTQAQQVLLNTCRFKLLCQKLMEKMGLLVLCAFGFWMFSMHLPSKMEVWQDDSINSPLQSLRMYQEKVRHHTGEIQDLRGSMNQLIAKLQEMEAMSDEQKMAQKIMKMIHGDYIEKPDFALKSIGASIDFQQTSATYNHNKARSYWNWIRLWNYAQPPDVILEPNVTPGNCWAFAGDRGQVTIRLAQKVYLSNLTLQHIPKTISLSGSLDTAPKDFVIYGMESPPREEVFLGAFQFQPENTIQMFPLQNQPPRGFAAVKVKISSNWGNPHFTCLYRVRVHGSVTAPRDSHLEPLS from the exons GGGCGCCCAAAGGAGCCACACCACCAGCAGAGCAGCAGAGATTTCCTCAGCAAACATGA ATGACGCTTTCCTGTTGCCTCTCCGCATCAACACCCCAGGCCTCAGCCTAACCCAGTTCATACTGGGATATATGT cCTGGCTCACCTGCCTGGCCTGCTTCCTGAGGACTCAGGCCCAGCAAGTCCTACTTAACACCTGCAG GTTCAAGCTGCTCTGCCAGAAACTGATGGAGAAGATGGGACTTCTGGTCCTCTGTGCTTTTG GCTTCTGGATGTTTTCCATGCACTTACCATCCAAAATGGAAGTCTGGCAG GATGACAGCATCAACAGTCCACTCCAGAGCCTGAG GATGTACCAGGAGAAGGTACGACATCACACTGGGGAAATCCAGGACCTACGAGGTAGCATGAACCAGCTCATTGCCAAACTCCAGGAGATGGAAGCCATGTCTGATGAG cAAAAAATGGCCCAGAAAATAATGAAGATGATTCACGGCGATTACATTGAAAAGCCAGACTTCGCCCTGAAGTCCATAG GGGCCAGCATCGACTTCCAGCAAACGTCAGCCACGTACAACCACAACAAGGCTCGCTCCTACTGGAACTGGATCCGACTGTGGAACTACGCACAGCCCCCGGATGTGATCCTTGAG CCCAATGTGACTCCTGGGAACTGCTGGGCCTTTGCCGGTGACCGTGGCCAGGTGACCATCCGTTTGGCCCAGAAAGTCTACCTGTCCAACCTGACGCTGCAGCACATTCCCAAGACCATCTCACTGTCGGGTAGCCTGGACACTGCACCAAAGGACTTCGTCATCTAC GGCATGGAGAGCCCACCCAGGGAGGAAGTGTTCCTGGGGGCGTTCCAGTTTCAGCCAGAAAACACCATCCAGATGTTTCCGCTccag AACCAGCCGCCCAGGGGCTTTGCTGCAGTCAAGGTGAAGATCTCCAGCAACTGGGGAAACCCTCACTTCACCTGTCTGTACCGTGTGCGCGTGCACGGCTCCGTAACCGCTCCCAGAGACTCACACCTAGAACCCCTGTCATAG
- the Sun5 gene encoding SUN domain-containing protein 5 isoform X2, whose protein sequence is MPRTRNTGDVCILPEDMGHSARPRRGAQRSHTTSRAAEISSANMTWLTCLACFLRTQAQQVLLNTCRFKLLCQKLMEKMGLLVLCAFGFWMFSMHLPSKMEVWQDDSINSPLQSLRMYQEKVRHHTGEIQDLRGSMNQLIAKLQEMEAMSDEQKMAQKIMKMIHGDYIEKPDFALKSIGASIDFQQTSATYNHNKARSYWNWIRLWNYAQPPDVILEPNVTPGNCWAFAGDRGQVTIRLAQKVYLSNLTLQHIPKTISLSGSLDTAPKDFVIYGMESPPREEVFLGAFQFQPENTIQMFPLQNQPPRGFAAVKVKISSNWGNPHFTCLYRVRVHGSVTAPRDSHLEPLS, encoded by the exons GGGCGCCCAAAGGAGCCACACCACCAGCAGAGCAGCAGAGATTTCCTCAGCAAACATGA cCTGGCTCACCTGCCTGGCCTGCTTCCTGAGGACTCAGGCCCAGCAAGTCCTACTTAACACCTGCAG GTTCAAGCTGCTCTGCCAGAAACTGATGGAGAAGATGGGACTTCTGGTCCTCTGTGCTTTTG GCTTCTGGATGTTTTCCATGCACTTACCATCCAAAATGGAAGTCTGGCAG GATGACAGCATCAACAGTCCACTCCAGAGCCTGAG GATGTACCAGGAGAAGGTACGACATCACACTGGGGAAATCCAGGACCTACGAGGTAGCATGAACCAGCTCATTGCCAAACTCCAGGAGATGGAAGCCATGTCTGATGAG cAAAAAATGGCCCAGAAAATAATGAAGATGATTCACGGCGATTACATTGAAAAGCCAGACTTCGCCCTGAAGTCCATAG GGGCCAGCATCGACTTCCAGCAAACGTCAGCCACGTACAACCACAACAAGGCTCGCTCCTACTGGAACTGGATCCGACTGTGGAACTACGCACAGCCCCCGGATGTGATCCTTGAG CCCAATGTGACTCCTGGGAACTGCTGGGCCTTTGCCGGTGACCGTGGCCAGGTGACCATCCGTTTGGCCCAGAAAGTCTACCTGTCCAACCTGACGCTGCAGCACATTCCCAAGACCATCTCACTGTCGGGTAGCCTGGACACTGCACCAAAGGACTTCGTCATCTAC GGCATGGAGAGCCCACCCAGGGAGGAAGTGTTCCTGGGGGCGTTCCAGTTTCAGCCAGAAAACACCATCCAGATGTTTCCGCTccag AACCAGCCGCCCAGGGGCTTTGCTGCAGTCAAGGTGAAGATCTCCAGCAACTGGGGAAACCCTCACTTCACCTGTCTGTACCGTGTGCGCGTGCACGGCTCCGTAACCGCTCCCAGAGACTCACACCTAGAACCCCTGTCATAG